Proteins encoded within one genomic window of Etheostoma cragini isolate CJK2018 chromosome 21, CSU_Ecrag_1.0, whole genome shotgun sequence:
- the LOC117936426 gene encoding NACHT, LRR and PYD domains-containing protein 3-like, producing MRADVKNMEQKSVADQTDKASQEMAASIQATVHHFQPICTAQSGGNVVAPMIIGSHITTMNINISTNQEETLNHDTADSNALQLQNKKIAKCREKVKSNLTGKFSLMLEGTTTNKIPLNKIFTQLYINKGGSGKVNMEHEVRQIEMASRIHVEQDESIHFNKLFVPQPGQYHPIRTVITQGVAGIGKTVSANKFTLDWAEGKENTNLDFVFPLSFRELNLMRKKTFSLVELLSVFFPETKDTGIFTNGENKMLFILDGLDESRLSLDFHKSEIISDVSQTTTIAVLLINLIRRRLLPLALVWITSRPMATHQIPLEYVDLVTEVRGFNNLQKDEYFRKKISDKSLAKKVIAHVKSCRSLHIMCHIPVFCWMAASVLEKRLPTIDSKDTPKTLTQMYIHFLYLYVEDMRKRLPGRRESNADCMRDNLMALGKLAFKELEKGHLIFYESDLKLNGIDVTQASMFSGVYTQIFSEEMTLCKEKMFCFVHLSVQEFFAALYVNLTFNNNNINVLVKKSSASRRFPFRDSSELILYKEAVEKALRCENGHYDIFLRFLLGLSLESNQTLLKHLMTSNRTTPRARTEIIKHIKERIRANPSPDRCLNLFHCLNELNDHSLMEEIQSYLSSGSLDKAKLSPAQWSTLVFVLLTSEEELNVFELSNYIRSEEGLLRLLPVLKTARVANLNACNLTVTCCEDLANGIKTSQVRELDLGNNNLTDAGVILLSDGLKNSKLETLRLKSCNLTKHSADALASIISSASCQLKVLDLSDNNFQDEGIKKLSGGLGSPDCKLEILILVLCRVTEEGCAFLASALNSSPLRELDLSYNHPGNSGLQLLSALQDNPHCNLQKLSVEQCGEFRIQPGPKKYTKKLTLDPDTAHTDLSLFEGNRKATRWTKQPYPDHLERFDFWRQVLCREGLTGRCYWETEWSGRCCIGVAYRRICRKGEGHEGWLGRNDSSWGLNCTKDGYRVWHAGTNTAVSVPLSSNKVGVYLHWPAGRLSFFRVSCGALTLLHTFHTTFTEPVYPGFQLGWVDSTVYLC from the exons ATGAGAGCCGATGTGAAAAACATGGAGCAAAAGAGTGTTGCTGATCAGACAGACAAGGCATCTCAAG AGATGGCTGCCTCCATTCAGGCTACAGTCCATCATTTCCAACCCATCTGCACCGCTCAAAGTGGAGGCAATGTGGTTGCCCCCATGATTATTGGTTCTCACATTACCACCATGAACATCAATATCTCAACAAACCAAG AAGAAACATTGAACCATGACACAGCAGACAGTAATGCTCTGCAACTCCAAA ACAAGAAGATTGCAAAATGTCGAGAGAAAGTGAAATCTAATCTGACAGGGAAGTTCAGCCTCATGCTCGAGGGGACGACCACAAACAAGATACCCCTCAATAAGATCTTCACACAGCTCTACATCAATAAGGGAGGAAGTGGGAAAGTCAATATGGAGCATGAGGTGAGACAGATTGAGATGGCATCCAGAATACATGTGGAACAAGATGAATCAATCCACTTCAATAAACTCTTTGTTCCGCAACCGGGGCAATACCACCCCATAAGAACCGTGATCACACAGGGAGTTGCTGGCATCGGAAAAACGGTATCTGCCAATAAATTCACTCTAGACTGGGCTGAGGGGAAAGAAAACACCAACCTGGATTTTgtatttcctctctctttccgaGAGTTGAATCTGATGAGAAAGAAAACCTTCAGTCTGGTGGAGCTTCTCAGTGTCTTTTTCCCTGAAACAAAAGACACAGGAATCTTTACCAACggtgaaaacaaaatgctctTCATCCTGGATGGCCTGGACGAGAGCCGTCTGTCTTTGGACTTCCACAAAAGTGAAATAATTTCCGATGTGTCGCAGACGACCACGATTGCGGTGCTTCTGATCAACCTCATCAGGAGAAGACTGCTTCCTTTGGCTCTTGTTTGGATAACATCTCGCCCCATGGCTACCCATCAGATCCCTCTGGAGTACGTAGATCTCGTGACGGAGGTGCGAGGGTTCAACAACCTCCAGAAAGACGAGTACTTCAGGAAGAAAATCAGTGATAAGAGCTTAGCAAAAAAGGTGATCGCGCATGTGAAATCCTGCAGGAGTCTCCACATCATGTGCCACATTCCGGTCTTCTGCTGGATGGCGGCAAGTGTTCTTGAGAAGAGGTTGCCGACGATAGACAGTAAAGACACGCCAAAGACTCTCACTCAGATGTACATACATTTCTTGTACTTGTACGTGGAGGACATGAGGAAGAGGCTTCCTGGAAGAAGAGAGTCAAATGCTGACTGCATGAGAGATAACCTCATGGCATTGGGCAAACTGGCCTTCAAAGAGCTCGAGAAGGGCCACCTGATCTTCTATGAGAGCGACCTCAAGCTCAATGGTATTGATGTCACGCAGGCGTCAATGTTCTCAGGGGTCTACACGCAGATCTTCAGTGAGGAGATGACACTGTGCAAAGAGAAGATGTTCTGCTTTGTGCATCTGAGCGTCCAGGAATTCTTTGCTGCGCTGTACGTCAACCTCAcgttcaacaacaacaacatcaacgtTCTGGTCAAGAAGTCGTCCGCCTCGAGACGTTTCCCGTTCAGAGACTCATCCGAGCTCATCCTCTACAAAGAAGCAGTAGAAAAGGCTTTGCGGTGCGAAAATGGACATTACGACATCTTTTTGCGCTTTCTTCTGGGCCTGTCTCTGGAATCCAACCAGACTCTGTTGAAACATCTAATGACGAGCAACAGAACAACGCCAAGGGCAAGAACAGAGATCATTAAGCACATAAAGGAGAGGATCAGGGCAAATCCATCCCCAGACAGGTGTCTCAATCTCTTTCACTGTCTGAACGAGCTAAACGACCACTCGCTCATGGAGGAGATTCAGAGCTACCTGAGCTCGGGCAGTCTTGACAAGGCCAAACTTTCCCCTGCCCAGTGGTCCACTCTGGTCTTTGTATTACTGACCTCAGAAGAAGAGCTGAATGTGTTTGAACTGAGCAACTACATCAGATCAGAGGAAGGTCTTCTGAGGCTGCTGCCTGTCCTGAAAACAGCTCGAGTGGCAAA TCTAAATGCATGTAATCTCACTGTGACCTGCTGTGAAGACCTGGCAAATGGCATCAAAACATCCCAAGTTAGAGAGCTGGACCTGGGTAACAACAACCTGACAGATGCAGGAGTGATACTGCTCTCTGATGGATTAAAGAACAGCAAACTGGAGACACTCAG aTTGAAGAGCTGCAACCTAACAAAGCACAGCGCCGATGCCCTGGCCTCAATTATCAGCTCAGCCTCCTGCCAGCTGAAAGTATTGGACCTCTCTGACAACAACTTTCAGGACGAAGGAATAAAAAAGCTCTCTGGCGGACTGGGGAGTCCTGACTGTAAGCTGGAAATACTCAT TTTGGTGCTGTGCAGAGTGACTGAGGAAGGCTGCGCGTTCCTGGCATCTGCTTTGAACTCATCCCCTCTGAGAGAGCTCGACTTGAGCTACAACCACCCAGGAAACTCTGGCCTGCAGCTACTGTCTGCTCTGCAGGACAACCCACATTGCAACCTGCAGAAACTCAG TGTGGAGCAGTGTGGTGAATTCAGGATTCAGCCAGGTCCAAAGAAAT ACACCAAAAAACTTACCCTTGACCcagacacagcacacacagaccTTTCTCTGTTCGAGGGAAACCGGAAAGCGACACGTTGGACCAAGCAGCCTTATCCCGATCACCTGGAAAGGTTTGATTTCTGGAGACAGGTGCTGTGCAGGGAGGGGCTGACTGGGCGCTGCTACTGGGAGACAGAATGGAGTGGGAGATGTTGCATTGGAGTAGCATACAGAAGGATATGCAGGAAGGGAGAGGGTCATGAAGGCTGGTTAGGCAGAAATGACTCTTCCTGGGGCCTGAACTGCACCAAAGATGGCTACAGGGTCTGGCACGCAGGCACAAACACTGCTGTATCCGTGCCACTCAGCTCCAATAAAGTCGGAGTGTATCTGCACTGGCCTGCGGGGAGGTTGTCCTTCTTCAGGGTCTCCTGTGGTGCACTGACCCTCCTCCACACCTTCCACACCACCTTCACTGAGCCTGTCTACCCAGGCTTTCAGCTTGGCTGGGTGGACTCCACAGTATACCTGTGCTAG
- the LOC117936456 gene encoding tripartite motif-containing protein 6-like, giving the protein MSAPAPEPVRIEKVLKEHLDNLNEKELRNFQWYVTLHRGTDGKSIAKSQLENATREETVDKLVSFHGESGAVEITVHILMNRMNHMDLATRLTQAIMRRNVEQQIHELLSSAVRDTQRFTDSDLTITQDLTCSVCLDIFTEPVMLQCGHSFCRTCVHNKEKGKISPKCPLCNQIIQIDFEPQINYALKNLSENYRKGRRGDLRNDIFQTPSRSIKEKRETFEKVKEFCDSSIEQIMSQRHDAKKKITDDFKKLNFVLKREEETSIAELEKEATQKIGMMQKVTELSRDAFLLSDTIKDLHDLGADNSQPTYRTLGLKWNELRMYCQIHSYFHKH; this is encoded by the exons ATGTCTGCACCTGCACCTGAACCTGTGCGAATTGAGAAAGTCCTGAAAGAACACCTGGACAATCTGAATGAAAAGGAGCTCAGGAATTTTCAGTGGTATGTGACATTGCATCGGGGAACTGACGGTAAATCCATCGCGAAGAGCCAGCTAGAAAACGCTACCAGAGAGGAAACTGTGGATAAACTTGTTTCTTTTCACGGGGAAAGCGGCGCTGTGGAAATCACAGTGCACATCCTCATGAATCGCATGAATCACATGGACCTGGCAACAAGGTTAACTCAAG CCATAATGCGCCGAAACGTGGAGCAGCAAATACATGAACTGTTGTCCTCCGctgtgagagacacacagagattcACAGATTCAGATTTGACTATCACTCAGGATCTTACCTGTTCAGTTTGCCTAGACATTTTCACTGAGCCTGTGATGCTGCAGTGTGGCCACAGCTTCTGTAGGACCTGTGTGCACAACAAGGAGAAGGGGAAAATCTCTCCAAAGTGCCCACTTTGTAACCAAATTATACAAATTGACTTTGAACCTCAAATTAATTATGCTCTGAAGAATTTGAGTGAAAACTAtagaaaaggaagaagaggagatcTCAGAAATGACATA tttcagactCCTTCCAGGTCCATCAAAGAGAAGCGGGAAACTTTTGAAAAGGTCAAAGAATTTTGTGATTCATCCATTGAGCAGATTATG AGTCAGAGACACGACGCAAAGAAGAAGATTACGGACGACTTCAAGAAGCTTAATTTCGTCCtcaagagagaggaagaaaccaGCATAGCTGAATTAGAAAAAGAAGCAACTCAGAAGATTGGTATGATGCAGAAGGTAACAGAGCTCAGCAGAGACGCGTTCTTGCTCTCTGACACTATAAAAGACCTGCACGATTTAGGGGCTGACAACTCGCAGCCTACTTACAG AACTTTAGGACTGAAATGGAACG AGCTCAGAATGTACTGCCAGATCCACAGCTACTTCCACAAGCACTGA